From Paenibacillus polymyxa, the proteins below share one genomic window:
- a CDS encoding ABC transporter permease codes for MADFFKLVHNENLKIYLRVRTWIMLGLLAVITAVIPMLISLVSDQVSVWDGIALTTLFTFFLNTTFTVIVAADSVAGEFTWGTIKLLLIRPWTRSKILLSKYISVILFSLLGTIVLVLMVTLSSWLMLSKDAPAGSVPLFSDPISYVTLNFLYSYIALFVTMAFAFMLSAVFRSSALAIGLSLFMMFTKTVYNSIGLFSTDRFEWTKYVLFTHMDLKKYLDMPPGTVSSNLTFSLAVLAAYYVVFIAIAWVVFIKRDVST; via the coding sequence TTGGCTGATTTCTTCAAGCTGGTACATAATGAAAATCTTAAAATCTACTTGCGTGTGCGCACATGGATCATGCTGGGGCTGCTGGCGGTCATCACCGCTGTGATTCCGATGCTGATTTCTCTAGTTTCTGATCAGGTTAGTGTGTGGGATGGCATCGCATTGACAACGTTGTTTACATTTTTCCTCAATACGACGTTTACGGTCATTGTAGCTGCTGATTCGGTGGCTGGCGAATTTACATGGGGAACGATTAAGTTGCTGCTCATCCGCCCTTGGACTCGCAGCAAAATTTTGTTGTCCAAGTATATATCGGTGATTTTGTTCAGCTTGCTTGGAACAATCGTTTTGGTCTTGATGGTTACGCTATCCTCCTGGCTGATGTTATCGAAGGACGCACCAGCGGGCTCTGTTCCGCTGTTCAGTGATCCGATATCTTACGTAACGCTGAACTTCTTGTATAGCTATATCGCCTTATTCGTGACCATGGCTTTTGCATTTATGTTATCCGCGGTGTTTCGTTCGAGCGCTTTGGCGATTGGTTTGTCCTTGTTTATGATGTTCACCAAAACGGTGTATAACTCTATTGGCTTGTTCAGCACAGATCGTTTTGAATGGACCAAATACGTACTCTTTACACATATGGATCTGAAAAAATATCTAGATATGCCGCCGGGTACAGTAAGTTCCAATCTAACCTTTTCGCTCGCCGTGCTGGCCGCTTATTATGTGGTTTTTATCGCCATTGCCTGGGTGGTTTTCATAAAACGGGATGTTTCAACCTAA
- a CDS encoding ABC transporter ATP-binding protein, with protein sequence MQQATGQVPVIRMEGVSKIISSKAIVDNLTLEVPAGQVFGFLGPNGAGKTTTIRMMVGLISISKGDIHICGDSINTDFEKAVSHVGAIVENPEMYKFLTGYQNLQHFARMSPGVSQERIDEAIRLVGLGNRIHDKVKTYSLGMRQRLGVAQAILHRPKLLVLDEPTNGLDPQGIRELRDYLRQLTRTEGITVFVSSHLLSEMELMCDRVAIIQSGRLVDIKQLKNTEGEVQTAEIAFEVNDAEQAYTLAGAGRVEGNQLLLHLEREQIAEMNSLLAANGVKVYAIRPVARTLEDQFLEVTGGGSIG encoded by the coding sequence ATGCAGCAAGCGACAGGGCAGGTTCCCGTCATACGGATGGAGGGTGTGAGTAAAATCATTTCCTCAAAAGCGATCGTGGACAATCTGACACTGGAGGTTCCGGCAGGACAGGTATTTGGTTTCCTCGGACCGAACGGTGCAGGAAAAACGACCACCATTCGTATGATGGTTGGCCTGATTTCGATCAGCAAGGGTGATATTCATATATGCGGAGACAGCATCAATACCGATTTCGAAAAGGCTGTTTCACATGTCGGTGCGATTGTTGAGAACCCGGAGATGTACAAGTTTTTGACAGGCTATCAAAATTTGCAGCATTTTGCGCGCATGTCTCCCGGGGTGAGCCAAGAGCGTATAGACGAAGCGATTCGTCTGGTGGGACTCGGAAACCGAATTCATGATAAAGTCAAAACCTACTCGCTCGGGATGCGGCAGCGACTCGGGGTAGCTCAGGCGATTTTACATCGACCGAAGCTGCTTGTGCTGGATGAGCCGACCAATGGCTTGGACCCGCAGGGTATTCGTGAACTGCGGGATTATTTGCGTCAATTGACCCGTACCGAAGGAATTACCGTGTTTGTATCAAGCCATTTGTTGTCCGAAATGGAGCTGATGTGCGACCGCGTGGCCATTATTCAGAGCGGACGATTGGTTGATATTAAGCAGTTGAAGAATACAGAGGGAGAAGTGCAGACGGCGGAAATTGCTTTTGAAGTCAATGATGCTGAGCAAGCTTATACGCTTGCTGGAGCAGGGCGCGTCGAAGGCAATCAACTACTGCTTCACCTGGAGCGGGAACAGATTGCAGAGATGAACAGTCTGCTGGCTGCAAATGGAGTCAAGGTGTATGCGATTCGCCCGGTTGCCCGTACGTTGGAAGATCAATTTTTGGAAGTGACGGGAGGCGGGTCCATTGGCTGA
- a CDS encoding LCP family protein: protein MKRWLKVTLGAVALLVVGGAAYTVYVYHSFKTAANAMYHPRSIVQPGAVSTLATGGAGRSVGTDTGSSTPNPAAISQFKPFTVLVLGVDRRPHDPGRSDTMIVLSVNPANGSMLMFNIPRDTRTELVGRGREDKINHAFAFGGVDMSIRTVEHFLNHPIDYYVQMNMEGFAKMVDLVGGVEVYNPLDFQYEGHHFAQGNLNLNGTEALAYARMRFDDPRGDLGRNARQRELLKQILAQSISKEGLLRVKLILEAAGEQIRTDISFDDMKTFLTRIGPSLKQTDTVEIKGHGSKINGVYYYIVDEQERQRIHGVLEKHLLTTPASP, encoded by the coding sequence ATGAAACGATGGCTGAAGGTGACATTGGGGGCTGTGGCGTTATTGGTTGTAGGAGGTGCCGCCTATACCGTCTATGTGTATCATTCCTTTAAAACAGCGGCAAATGCGATGTATCATCCGCGCAGCATCGTGCAGCCCGGAGCGGTCTCTACCCTTGCTACGGGCGGAGCAGGGCGCTCCGTAGGTACAGACACTGGATCAAGTACACCCAATCCGGCAGCCATCTCTCAGTTCAAGCCGTTCACCGTGCTGGTGCTGGGTGTTGATCGGCGACCGCACGATCCAGGACGATCGGATACGATGATCGTTCTATCTGTGAATCCCGCCAATGGTTCGATGTTGATGTTCAACATTCCGCGTGATACGCGAACAGAGTTGGTCGGTAGAGGGCGTGAGGACAAAATCAATCACGCGTTTGCTTTTGGGGGCGTGGATATGTCGATCCGTACGGTAGAGCATTTTTTGAATCACCCGATAGATTACTATGTACAAATGAATATGGAAGGGTTTGCGAAAATGGTGGACCTTGTGGGAGGAGTGGAGGTCTACAATCCACTTGATTTTCAGTATGAGGGGCATCATTTTGCGCAGGGGAATTTGAACTTGAACGGAACTGAAGCATTGGCCTATGCCCGTATGCGATTTGATGATCCGCGTGGGGATCTCGGAAGAAACGCCCGCCAGCGAGAGCTGCTCAAGCAAATTCTTGCCCAGTCCATCAGCAAGGAAGGGCTATTGCGAGTAAAACTGATACTGGAGGCAGCGGGGGAGCAGATTCGCACAGACATTAGCTTTGACGATATGAAGACCTTCCTGACCCGGATCGGCCCGTCTCTTAAGCAGACGGATACCGTTGAGATAAAGGGACATGGGAGCAAAATTAACGGTGTGTATTATTACATCGTAGATGAGCAGGAACGCCAACGTATCCATGGAGTGCTGGAGAAGCATTTGCTCACCACTCCCGCATCACCTTAG
- a CDS encoding UDP-glucose dehydrogenase family protein: MKLCVIGAGYVGLVSGVCFAALGNNVVCIDQNEDKIRQLRAGGVPIYEPGLKALIKDNVEQGRLSFTTDTAASVQAAEIVILAVGTPSLPSGEANLSYIEEAACEVAAAMNGYKIIVTKSTVPVGTNERIQNWIASRTNYPFGVASVPEFLREGSAVMDTLQPDRIVIGASDPHVSAVLTTLHEPLTTNILTTDIHSAEMIKYASNAFLATKISFINEIANICEKVGADVTRVAHGMGLDQRIGSSFLSAGIGYGGSCFPKDTQALIQIAGNVDYEFKLLKSVVEVNQGQRFNVIRKLKEALGELEGATIGIWGLAFKPNTDDVRDAPALDIIQSLLEAGAHIRAYDPIATANFRRLLDSPEIKWADSAREAAEGCDALCLLTEWEEFGEVGLGELNELMKYPIMIDGRNVYSEEQIRQSAFAYYSVGRPQMNNLDIDRHQSVVNP, from the coding sequence TTGAAACTATGTGTTATAGGTGCCGGGTATGTCGGACTGGTGTCAGGGGTCTGTTTTGCCGCGCTTGGCAATAACGTCGTCTGTATCGATCAGAATGAAGACAAAATTCGTCAGCTGCGTGCAGGTGGAGTACCGATTTATGAACCAGGCTTAAAGGCTCTAATTAAAGATAATGTCGAGCAGGGCCGGCTAAGCTTCACAACAGATACCGCAGCTTCAGTGCAGGCAGCTGAAATTGTTATTTTGGCGGTGGGTACGCCTTCATTGCCGAGCGGTGAAGCCAACTTGTCTTATATTGAAGAAGCAGCGTGCGAGGTGGCAGCTGCCATGAATGGCTACAAGATCATAGTTACCAAAAGCACGGTGCCTGTCGGAACGAACGAGCGTATTCAAAATTGGATCGCTAGCCGCACGAACTATCCTTTTGGTGTCGCTTCGGTTCCTGAATTTTTACGAGAAGGCTCGGCGGTCATGGACACCCTACAGCCTGATCGAATCGTCATTGGAGCTTCCGATCCGCATGTATCCGCAGTGCTAACTACTCTGCATGAGCCGCTGACAACGAATATTTTAACCACGGATATCCATTCGGCCGAGATGATTAAGTATGCGTCGAATGCTTTTTTGGCGACCAAAATTTCGTTCATTAATGAGATTGCGAATATTTGTGAAAAGGTGGGTGCAGACGTTACACGCGTGGCACACGGTATGGGACTGGATCAGCGGATCGGTTCCTCCTTTTTGTCTGCTGGTATCGGCTATGGTGGTTCGTGTTTTCCCAAGGATACGCAGGCTTTAATTCAAATTGCAGGCAACGTGGATTATGAATTTAAGCTGCTGAAATCCGTGGTAGAGGTGAATCAGGGACAACGTTTTAACGTGATTCGCAAGCTGAAAGAGGCACTGGGTGAGCTGGAAGGGGCTACGATTGGCATATGGGGGCTGGCCTTTAAACCAAATACAGATGACGTAAGAGATGCCCCGGCGCTGGATATCATACAGTCGCTGCTGGAGGCAGGTGCGCACATTCGTGCATATGACCCGATCGCTACCGCTAACTTCCGCCGATTGCTGGACAGCCCGGAAATAAAGTGGGCCGATAGCGCACGAGAAGCAGCAGAAGGATGCGATGCGTTGTGTCTCTTGACGGAATGGGAGGAGTTTGGTGAGGTCGGACTGGGTGAGCTGAACGAGTTGATGAAGTATCCCATTATGATTGACGGGCGCAATGTGTACAGCGAAGAACAAATCAGACAATCTGCCTTTGCATACTATTCTGTCGGCAGGCCACAGATGAACAATCTGGATATAGATCGTCATCAGTCTGTAGTGAATCCGTAA
- a CDS encoding WecB/TagA/CpsF family glycosyltransferase gives MMKQLPQYRVGRIASTDVAALTFQETVHTLEQWAVGRKDSYVCICNTHSIVTAGNHPEFHEALTQADLCTPDGMPLVWALKLYGFERQDRVDGPSLMLKLCERAPQTEVSVYFYGSTPDTLDSLKDRVGQDYPGIRIAGSFSPPFRELQPEEEKRIIEEINASGAHLIFVSLGCPKQEIWMHRNKDRIRGVMVGVGAAFDYITGKVRRPPLMIQRLGLEWLYRLLCEPKRLWKRYAYNNPMYIYRFLKSYRHNKRLTLYHNRHTGRGVEK, from the coding sequence ATGATGAAGCAGCTGCCCCAGTATAGAGTCGGAAGGATTGCGAGCACAGATGTTGCAGCGCTGACGTTTCAGGAGACGGTACATACGCTGGAACAATGGGCAGTCGGACGAAAGGACAGCTATGTATGTATTTGCAACACCCATTCCATTGTCACGGCCGGGAATCATCCCGAGTTCCACGAAGCGCTCACTCAGGCTGATTTGTGTACTCCAGATGGTATGCCACTGGTATGGGCACTCAAGCTGTACGGGTTCGAGCGTCAGGATCGAGTAGATGGTCCCAGTTTGATGCTCAAGCTGTGCGAACGTGCGCCACAAACGGAGGTGAGCGTATATTTTTACGGCAGTACGCCGGATACGCTGGATAGCTTAAAAGACAGGGTAGGACAGGATTACCCTGGAATTCGTATCGCGGGCAGCTTTTCACCGCCATTTCGTGAACTTCAGCCAGAGGAGGAGAAGCGGATCATTGAGGAAATCAATGCTTCAGGTGCGCATCTCATATTCGTCAGTCTGGGCTGTCCGAAGCAGGAAATCTGGATGCATCGCAACAAGGATCGTATCCGTGGCGTGATGGTTGGAGTAGGGGCTGCCTTTGACTATATTACAGGCAAGGTTCGCAGACCGCCGCTAATGATACAAAGGTTGGGACTGGAGTGGCTGTACCGTCTGCTCTGTGAGCCAAAGCGTTTATGGAAGAGGTATGCCTATAACAATCCAATGTATATCTATCGTTTTCTCAAATCCTATCGGCATAATAAAAGGCTCACGCTCTATCATAATCGGCATACAGGGAGAGGCGTAGAGAAGTGA
- a CDS encoding glycosyltransferase family 4 protein, translating into MSQQVSRRMTPPVSKVLIIHNFYQQSGGEDKVVEQESAMLRSRGIETEHYYVHNDSIQSKGLANMAKLAVEAAWSFPEFKRIKELLLRVKPDVVHVHNFFPVISPSVYHACERLGVPVVQTLHNYRLICPAATFMRGNEVCEKCLHGTLLHSIRHGCYRGSQLQTIPVAAMIKFNELIGTWQHKVSRYIALTEFARDKFAESGIPLDRIAVKPNFIHHQTVKAKYDPNDRYLLFVGRISAEKGVRNLLQAWSQLEDRGGLRLVIIGDGPQKAELAAAYAQEDIRFLGKQDGDTVLDCMSRAMYVMVPSIWYEGFPMTIVESYSVGTPVLCSRIGALEEIVEDGVTGFHFQHDDLENIKTVIRRAVAYENYAAMRQKVAENYAAHYTEEVNVKQLLAIYSEAMEECDDEAAAPV; encoded by the coding sequence GTGAGTCAACAGGTTAGCAGACGAATGACCCCGCCTGTAAGCAAAGTACTGATCATCCATAACTTTTATCAGCAAAGTGGGGGAGAAGACAAGGTTGTCGAGCAGGAATCGGCTATGCTGCGTTCCAGAGGAATAGAGACGGAGCATTACTATGTGCATAACGACAGCATTCAAAGCAAAGGATTGGCCAACATGGCAAAGCTGGCGGTAGAGGCAGCCTGGTCCTTCCCAGAATTCAAAAGGATCAAAGAGCTGCTTTTGCGGGTGAAACCGGATGTGGTACATGTGCATAATTTTTTCCCGGTCATATCCCCATCGGTCTATCATGCCTGTGAACGGCTGGGGGTTCCGGTTGTCCAGACACTGCATAATTACAGGCTGATTTGTCCGGCGGCAACCTTTATGCGAGGGAATGAAGTTTGTGAAAAATGCCTGCACGGCACGCTGCTGCACTCCATCCGTCATGGATGTTACCGAGGCTCACAGCTGCAGACGATTCCGGTGGCGGCGATGATTAAGTTCAACGAGCTGATCGGCACATGGCAGCACAAGGTAAGTCGCTATATTGCGCTGACGGAGTTTGCACGGGACAAATTTGCCGAAAGTGGCATTCCGCTGGATCGCATCGCAGTAAAACCGAATTTTATCCATCATCAAACAGTCAAAGCCAAGTATGACCCCAATGATCGTTATTTGTTGTTCGTGGGCCGGATTTCAGCTGAAAAAGGGGTTCGCAATCTGTTGCAAGCCTGGTCACAGCTGGAAGATCGAGGTGGATTGAGACTGGTCATCATTGGCGATGGTCCGCAAAAGGCTGAACTGGCTGCTGCTTATGCGCAGGAAGACATTCGGTTTCTCGGCAAGCAGGATGGAGACACCGTGCTGGATTGTATGAGCCGAGCCATGTATGTGATGGTGCCTTCCATTTGGTATGAAGGTTTTCCGATGACGATTGTAGAGTCCTATTCCGTGGGAACGCCGGTATTGTGCAGCCGAATTGGCGCATTGGAGGAAATCGTGGAGGACGGAGTGACGGGTTTCCATTTTCAACATGATGATCTGGAAAATATAAAGACCGTGATTCGCCGTGCAGTAGCCTATGAGAACTATGCAGCTATGAGACAGAAGGTGGCGGAAAACTATGCAGCACACTATACGGAAGAAGTGAATGTGAAGCAACTGCTGGCGATATATAGCGAGGCCATGGAGGAATGTGATGATGAAGCAGCTGCCCCAGTATAG
- a CDS encoding glycosyltransferase family 4 protein, which produces MIPKILYLRNFASKVNGASYNLQEVGLGKALVRKGYDCDIVYYNDRKETHLEQVYRHEGCTLRIIWLHGFKFLSNSIYRDVLKDSFLAAYDLVITTEYNQIMTYLLSRKCPDKLALYHGPYRDNTHALIRKLYDVMLLPKVTKSLRRTYVKSDLAKRYLENKGFDNVITIGVGLDRSNVVRGFNSDDQSGEREENREVANELRRIGNRPVLLYVGVLEERRNIRFMLNTFKRVLQKHPGCLLLMVGDGRKIDTDRYWAYAEQLGLTDSIIHFPRVEQRHLWQIYGAADVMLFPTQYDIFGMVLLESMLFRVPIISSVNGGSVTLIEDGVSGVMLRSFSEEEWAGRIGTLLDDAGLRRSLAEQAFLTLERMSWDRIADEIISQQRIKPISSNHAMQSTQESGAAT; this is translated from the coding sequence ATGATTCCAAAAATATTGTATCTTCGCAACTTTGCCAGCAAGGTGAATGGAGCCTCATACAATTTGCAGGAAGTCGGCTTGGGCAAAGCGCTCGTCCGTAAAGGTTACGATTGCGATATTGTTTACTACAACGATCGTAAGGAGACCCATCTGGAACAGGTCTATCGGCACGAAGGATGCACCTTGCGCATTATTTGGCTGCACGGTTTCAAGTTTTTAAGCAACAGCATCTACAGAGATGTTCTCAAAGATTCTTTTCTGGCAGCTTATGATCTGGTTATTACTACAGAATACAACCAGATCATGACCTACCTGCTTTCCCGCAAATGTCCCGATAAGCTGGCGCTGTATCACGGTCCATACCGGGATAATACGCATGCGCTGATCCGCAAACTGTACGATGTTATGCTGCTGCCTAAGGTGACAAAGTCTCTACGCCGAACCTATGTCAAATCCGATCTTGCCAAGCGCTATCTGGAGAATAAAGGCTTTGACAACGTGATAACGATTGGGGTCGGACTGGATCGCAGCAATGTAGTGAGAGGATTCAACAGTGACGACCAAAGCGGAGAGCGTGAGGAAAACCGTGAGGTTGCGAATGAACTGCGTCGGATCGGTAATCGCCCGGTGTTGCTGTATGTCGGTGTGCTGGAGGAACGGAGAAATATACGTTTTATGCTGAATACGTTCAAAAGAGTACTCCAAAAGCATCCCGGCTGCCTTTTGTTAATGGTTGGGGATGGACGAAAGATAGATACGGATCGTTATTGGGCTTATGCTGAGCAACTGGGGTTGACGGATAGTATTATACATTTTCCAAGAGTGGAGCAACGTCATCTGTGGCAGATTTACGGAGCAGCGGATGTGATGCTGTTTCCGACCCAATACGATATTTTTGGCATGGTGCTGCTGGAAAGCATGCTGTTCCGTGTCCCGATTATTTCTTCGGTGAACGGTGGCTCGGTTACCTTGATTGAGGACGGAGTGAGCGGAGTGATGCTGAGAAGCTTTTCGGAGGAGGAATGGGCTGGTCGTATAGGCACATTGCTGGATGATGCTGGGCTTAGACGAAGTCTGGCCGAGCAAGCGTTTCTTACGCTCGAGCGTATGTCGTGGGATCGGATTGCGGATGAAATCATAAGCCAGCAGCGGATCAAACCCATAAGCTCCAATCACGCTATGCAATCAACACAGGAAAGTGGGGCGGCCACGTGA
- a CDS encoding zf-TFIIB domain-containing protein encodes MIPIKPFVRHEEQCPHCGDTLRAGEVLWQGIHVCVSTKCEGCGREYLEDMRVGHATYSPYRVEMPDYILTGNAKSRKWLGEPLRQSLMNPSYDLAVGMTVHKKKASSRVIIINTIDYLYGHALLKLLNVQREYEQSPELGIIVIVQKSLEWMVPAYVSEIWTVDVPFNKARNFYPLLHHRMIEELIRFDEVYVSPSYSHPSQFEIEQFTGISRYDEERERKPRITFVWREDRLWSGSHHIARAVQKFPKLKRGLKPLIYHQRSKIIGLFRRLRESFPDHCFTVAGLGRTGSFPAWIADERVSRFDRDSEKRVCEVYAASRLVIGIHGSNMLLPSAHAGMTIDLMPKDRWGNYAQDILFHETDHRLTAYKYRFVPMESSVSLVADMAAAQLKGADHFNMQMMEERQRQGEHSSWRGEAASGRV; translated from the coding sequence ATGATACCGATTAAACCATTTGTTCGGCATGAGGAACAGTGCCCGCATTGTGGAGACACGTTACGTGCTGGAGAGGTGCTGTGGCAGGGAATCCACGTATGTGTCAGTACTAAGTGTGAGGGTTGCGGACGTGAATATCTCGAGGACATGAGGGTTGGTCATGCGACGTATTCACCTTATCGTGTAGAAATGCCTGACTATATCCTGACCGGTAATGCGAAGTCAAGAAAATGGCTCGGAGAGCCTCTGCGGCAATCGTTGATGAATCCTTCCTATGATTTGGCAGTCGGTATGACCGTGCATAAAAAGAAAGCTTCTTCGCGTGTGATCATCATCAACACTATAGATTATTTATATGGTCATGCGTTGCTCAAGCTGCTGAATGTTCAGCGTGAATATGAGCAATCGCCGGAACTGGGGATCATCGTTATTGTACAAAAATCGCTGGAGTGGATGGTGCCGGCATATGTGTCAGAAATTTGGACTGTCGATGTCCCGTTCAACAAGGCGCGAAACTTTTATCCTCTGCTACATCATCGGATGATTGAGGAATTGATACGTTTTGATGAGGTGTATGTCAGTCCGTCATATTCACATCCCAGCCAATTTGAGATTGAACAATTTACAGGGATCTCCCGTTATGACGAGGAACGTGAGCGGAAGCCACGCATTACCTTTGTATGGAGGGAAGACCGCTTGTGGAGCGGCAGCCATCATATTGCCAGAGCAGTGCAAAAATTTCCGAAGCTCAAACGTGGCCTGAAACCGCTAATTTATCATCAACGCAGCAAAATCATTGGACTGTTCCGCAGACTGAGAGAAAGCTTCCCTGATCATTGCTTTACAGTTGCGGGACTTGGGCGCACGGGAAGCTTCCCAGCATGGATTGCTGACGAGCGCGTCTCACGCTTCGATCGGGATAGTGAAAAGCGGGTATGCGAGGTATACGCAGCCAGCCGATTAGTCATTGGTATTCATGGCTCCAATATGCTGCTGCCTTCTGCACATGCAGGTATGACGATTGATTTGATGCCTAAGGACCGATGGGGCAATTATGCCCAGGACATTTTATTTCACGAAACGGATCATCGGCTTACAGCTTACAAATATCGCTTTGTACCGATGGAATCGAGCGTGAGCTTGGTGGCGGATATGGCAGCGGCCCAGCTTAAAGGGGCAGACCATTTTAATATGCAGATGATGGAGGAAAGACAACGGCAGGGGGAACATTCAAGTTGGAGGGGAGAGGCCGCTTCGGGGCGGGTTTGA
- a CDS encoding flippase: MTLVKKRAKPRRSLLVNTSWLFGDKMIRMVFGLAVSIIMARALGPEELGKWNYAESFFGMFLIFTTLGFDSILVRDLVKHPKDEHELLGTAVLLKLLGTLVAIVLSYSFISLLRPEDSSVRLINLILATASVFQLFDIIDYWFRAQMLSKYTVVAKNTAFVLGSTVKIILLLSGIPVWAVALCAHGEFLLGSLLLLYFFHKEGRRVNKWTFRFATARRIMNHSWPLILSSSAVYVQARIDQVIIGELLGNEAVGQYSVALRLIEVLGFIPVVLTTAYAPVVTRSKQKGSDEYRRTLSNVYRLMFICFLVTSVPLFFLSQWVVVVLYGREFAEAGSLLSLFAIRLFFTNFSVAKSLFITNENLFKYTLLTSIIGAVTNIAFNYALIPWLGVRGSLVATILSFTISVFLLDLLFKEVKANLGWMMKSILTFWHVHITVPKVGENNHDTD, from the coding sequence ATGACATTAGTCAAGAAACGTGCCAAACCGCGCAGAAGCTTGCTGGTGAATACATCCTGGCTGTTCGGTGACAAAATGATTCGCATGGTGTTCGGGCTGGCAGTCAGTATCATCATGGCGAGAGCGTTGGGACCAGAGGAACTGGGAAAATGGAATTATGCGGAATCCTTTTTCGGGATGTTCCTGATTTTCACGACCCTTGGCTTTGATTCTATATTAGTACGCGATCTTGTCAAACACCCCAAGGATGAGCACGAACTATTGGGTACGGCGGTTCTGCTGAAGTTGTTAGGTACTTTGGTAGCCATTGTACTGTCCTATTCCTTTATTTCACTGCTCAGACCGGAAGACAGTTCAGTGCGGTTAATCAATCTGATCCTGGCTACGGCCTCGGTATTTCAGTTGTTTGATATTATCGACTACTGGTTCCGTGCGCAGATGTTGTCCAAATATACGGTTGTTGCCAAGAATACCGCCTTTGTCCTCGGTTCCACCGTCAAAATCATTCTATTATTGTCCGGTATTCCAGTTTGGGCAGTGGCGTTGTGTGCTCATGGAGAGTTTCTGCTGGGAAGCCTGCTGCTGCTGTATTTCTTCCATAAGGAAGGGCGGCGTGTGAACAAGTGGACGTTCCGCTTCGCAACTGCTCGGCGAATCATGAATCACAGCTGGCCGCTTATTTTGTCCTCCTCCGCTGTATATGTACAGGCACGGATTGATCAGGTCATTATCGGAGAATTGTTGGGAAACGAAGCTGTCGGGCAATACTCTGTTGCACTCCGACTCATCGAGGTGCTGGGCTTTATCCCGGTCGTGCTAACGACAGCTTATGCCCCGGTGGTGACGCGTTCCAAGCAGAAAGGAAGCGACGAATACAGACGGACGTTGTCTAACGTGTATCGGCTGATGTTTATATGCTTTCTTGTGACCTCAGTCCCCTTATTTTTTCTATCCCAATGGGTAGTCGTTGTGCTGTATGGGAGAGAGTTTGCTGAAGCAGGCTCGCTGTTGTCACTGTTTGCGATTCGTCTATTTTTCACCAACTTTAGTGTCGCCAAAAGCTTGTTTATCACCAATGAAAATTTGTTCAAATACACGCTGCTGACCTCGATAATAGGTGCGGTTACGAATATAGCCTTCAATTACGCGCTGATTCCATGGCTTGGTGTCCGAGGGTCCTTAGTGGCGACGATTTTGTCCTTTACGATATCTGTATTTCTATTGGATTTGTTGTTTAAGGAAGTCAAAGCCAATTTGGGTTGGATGATGAAGTCTATCCTGACCTTCTGGCATGTTCATATTACAGTACCGAAAGTTGGAGAGAACAATCATGATACCGATTAA